A portion of the Armatimonadota bacterium genome contains these proteins:
- a CDS encoding SIS domain-containing protein — MTATAPMDRFYESCITILERVRSEERGSLGRAADLVAEKMLKGELVHVFGTGGHSVMGAMELFWRAGGLAAWNPLFPPGIANLEGHPNTERVVGFAQHVLDYYRIKQGDLLVLINVNGINAVTIDTALECRKRGVTVIAVTSREFAEGVTPGIPARHPSNQNLCDLADVVIDAHVPPGDAVVDIDGFDRKVASISTVINTYIVQSLVAEVVDRIVKAGVAPEVWYSGNMAGAEEINAPFHAKYYSRVKHL; from the coding sequence ATGACAGCAACTGCGCCGATGGACCGTTTCTACGAATCATGCATCACCATACTCGAGCGCGTCAGAAGCGAGGAGCGCGGCAGCCTCGGCCGCGCAGCCGACTTGGTCGCGGAGAAGATGCTCAAAGGCGAGCTGGTGCACGTCTTCGGCACCGGCGGGCACTCGGTCATGGGCGCCATGGAGCTCTTCTGGAGGGCGGGCGGGCTCGCGGCCTGGAACCCTCTGTTCCCGCCCGGGATCGCAAACCTGGAGGGCCACCCGAACACCGAAAGGGTGGTTGGCTTCGCGCAACACGTCCTCGACTACTACCGCATCAAGCAGGGGGATCTGCTGGTGCTGATCAACGTGAACGGCATCAACGCGGTCACGATCGACACGGCACTGGAGTGCCGGAAGCGGGGCGTGACGGTAATCGCCGTGACTTCGCGTGAGTTCGCCGAGGGGGTCACGCCGGGTATCCCGGCAAGGCACCCGAGCAACCAGAACCTCTGTGACCTCGCGGACGTCGTAATCGACGCCCACGTCCCACCCGGAGATGCCGTGGTGGACATAGACGGCTTCGACCGGAAGGTGGCCTCGATCTCCACCGTGATAAACACCTACATCGTCCAGTCGCTCGTCGCCGAGGTGGTTGACCGTATAGTAAAGGCCGGGGTAGCACCGGAGGTCTGGTACAGCGGGAACATGGCCGGCGCCGAGGAGATCAACGCGCCGTTCCACGCCAAGTACTACTCAAGGGTCAAGCATCTCTAG
- a CDS encoding carbohydrate ABC transporter substrate-binding protein, with the protein MQMGARLTRRQLVRTAAAAGAAYGLGLASRFPQIALGQERELSILMFSSFVSANDEELRRQAADFGRRANVKVTVDFVSIPEMAAKHAAEVSAQRGHDIVGLENLQTAMIEPQLVDLDDINDEIVRRWGAWHPVAKQACFLNGRWKAVPRMTVAFHGTYREDYFKQVGEPHPASWADVLRAAKKLRGIDRPIGFPISQCGDANNTLYQILWSFGGKTATPEGQVAIESPETEAAIAYVQEVFPQMDREILAWDNAGNNRFILSGRGSWTLNPSSVYVTAKRTNPDIAVNINHHGALLGPKGRFGMGDFYSFGIWKFARNREAAKDFLRFFYEEENQNRYIETGGGFNMPAHPKFDRHPVWRVDPKLQGIIGYTKWQRLTGWPAPADRRAQATYATFVLPNMFAQVVTGQMKPKEAMQWATRQLRDIGYK; encoded by the coding sequence ATGCAGATGGGAGCGAGATTGACCAGACGGCAGTTAGTGAGGACGGCTGCCGCGGCAGGGGCCGCATACGGCCTTGGGCTAGCCAGCCGTTTCCCGCAGATAGCCCTCGGGCAGGAGCGGGAACTGAGCATCCTGATGTTCAGCTCCTTCGTCTCGGCAAACGACGAGGAGCTGCGCCGGCAGGCCGCCGATTTCGGCAGGCGGGCCAACGTCAAGGTTACCGTGGACTTCGTCTCGATCCCTGAGATGGCGGCAAAGCACGCCGCCGAGGTCTCGGCGCAGCGCGGCCACGACATAGTCGGTCTCGAGAACCTCCAGACGGCGATGATCGAGCCTCAGCTCGTAGACCTCGACGACATCAACGACGAGATCGTCAGGCGCTGGGGGGCGTGGCATCCAGTCGCAAAGCAGGCGTGCTTCCTGAACGGCCGCTGGAAGGCGGTGCCCAGGATGACCGTCGCCTTCCACGGCACCTACAGGGAGGACTACTTCAAGCAGGTCGGGGAGCCGCACCCGGCAAGCTGGGCCGACGTCCTGCGCGCCGCGAAGAAGCTGCGCGGGATCGACCGGCCCATCGGCTTCCCGATCAGCCAGTGCGGCGACGCCAACAACACACTCTACCAAATACTCTGGTCGTTCGGGGGCAAGACGGCGACTCCCGAAGGCCAGGTTGCCATCGAGTCGCCCGAGACCGAGGCGGCCATAGCCTACGTCCAGGAGGTCTTCCCTCAGATGGACCGCGAGATCCTGGCGTGGGACAACGCGGGCAACAACCGCTTCATACTCTCGGGCCGCGGCTCCTGGACGCTGAACCCCAGTAGCGTCTACGTAACGGCCAAGCGCACGAATCCCGATATCGCGGTGAACATCAACCACCACGGCGCGCTTCTTGGCCCCAAGGGACGGTTCGGCATGGGCGACTTCTATAGCTTCGGAATCTGGAAGTTCGCCAGGAACAGGGAAGCGGCGAAGGACTTCCTGCGCTTCTTCTACGAAGAGGAGAACCAGAACCGCTACATCGAGACCGGCGGAGGGTTCAACATGCCGGCGCACCCGAAGTTCGACCGCCATCCGGTGTGGCGGGTCGACCCCAAGCTCCAGGGAATCATCGGGTATACGAAGTGGCAGCGCCTGACCGGCTGGCCAGCACCGGCAGACCGGCGCGCCCAGGCCACATACGCCACGTTCGTCCTGCCGAACATGTTCGCGCAGGTAGTCACCGGGCAGATGAAGCCCAAGGAAGCAATGCAGTGGGCCACCCGGCAGCTGCGTGACATCGGCTACAAATAG
- the nagA gene encoding N-acetylglucosamine-6-phosphate deacetylase, which translates to MKGHRRGVCPAPLLHGLKGDTAMNTQVMAVVGGRVLTPFREIPEGVVLVRNGRIEAVGPATSLTIPPDAHRVTAAGHTVVPGFVDIHVHGGAGADFMDASVESAEIICAFHARGGTTSLLATLRTAPVADIARALTVLRPLADRTRAGADVAGVHVEGPYLAPAEAGAQLPDAMKDPDPGEWSRLLEYADIVRRMSVAPELPRALELGRELVARGIVASIGHTAATFDEVVAAVEAGFTHVTHMYSSMSGLRRVQAFRIPGVIEATLLLDELSTEMIADGRHLPASLMRLIIKAKGLDRLCVCTDAVRVAGFPPGEHTWAGRKVLVEDDVAKLPDRSFFAGSIATMDRCVRTMVHEVGLPLLDAVKLATINPARFMDLDGDRGSLAPGKRADLVVLDGELTVRWTIVGGRVVHGPSAPPPETVARWS; encoded by the coding sequence ATGAAGGGCCACAGAAGGGGCGTCTGCCCGGCGCCCCTTCTGCATGGCCTCAAAGGGGACACAGCGATGAACACACAGGTCATGGCCGTGGTCGGAGGGCGGGTGTTGACTCCCTTCCGGGAGATCCCCGAGGGTGTGGTGCTCGTGAGGAACGGACGCATCGAGGCGGTAGGGCCGGCAACGAGCCTGACCATCCCTCCGGACGCCCACCGCGTCACCGCCGCCGGGCATACCGTCGTCCCTGGGTTCGTGGACATCCACGTTCACGGGGGAGCAGGGGCCGACTTCATGGATGCATCAGTTGAGTCGGCCGAGATCATCTGCGCCTTTCACGCCAGGGGCGGCACGACATCGCTGCTGGCGACGCTGCGCACCGCCCCGGTGGCCGACATCGCCCGGGCACTAACGGTGCTGCGCCCATTGGCCGATCGGACGCGCGCAGGCGCGGACGTCGCCGGCGTACACGTGGAAGGGCCTTACTTGGCGCCGGCCGAGGCTGGTGCCCAGCTCCCGGATGCCATGAAGGATCCCGATCCGGGAGAGTGGTCGCGCCTGTTGGAGTACGCTGACATCGTGCGGCGCATGTCGGTGGCCCCTGAACTGCCTCGTGCCCTTGAGCTCGGGCGGGAGCTCGTGGCCCGGGGGATCGTGGCTTCCATCGGGCACACGGCCGCCACCTTTGATGAGGTGGTCGCGGCCGTCGAGGCGGGCTTCACCCATGTCACCCATATGTACTCCAGCATGTCGGGCCTCCGGCGGGTGCAGGCCTTTCGGATTCCTGGCGTCATCGAGGCCACACTTCTGCTGGACGAGCTCTCCACGGAGATGATCGCGGACGGCAGGCATCTTCCGGCAAGCCTGATGCGGCTCATCATCAAGGCTAAGGGGCTCGACCGCCTGTGCGTCTGCACGGACGCCGTACGGGTGGCGGGCTTCCCGCCCGGGGAGCACACATGGGCTGGCCGCAAGGTGCTCGTCGAGGATGACGTGGCCAAACTGCCCGATCGCAGCTTCTTTGCCGGGAGTATCGCCACCATGGACCGGTGTGTCCGGACCATGGTGCACGAGGTCGGCCTTCCCCTCTTGGACGCAGTGAAACTGGCAACCATCAACCCTGCCCGGTTCATGGACCTTGATGGCGATCGCGGCAGTCTTGCGCCAGGCAAGCGCGCAGACCTGGTCGTGCTGGACGGAGAATTGACCGTCCGGTGGACGATCGTGGGAGGACGGGTGGTCCATGGTC